The following are encoded together in the Capsulimonas corticalis genome:
- a CDS encoding LacI family DNA-binding transcriptional regulator, with translation MAKKGPTIKDVAAHAGVSVMAVSRVCNPNGAGQVSEAMRRKVMEAIETLGYRPDTLAQSLRRRRSDTVGFYSNYHGAFVSDDEFGRSIFTGLQDASTELEQDLLIFTVPETPQAPSKIVHELSTSKVDGVIFLPRAGDEELAKLLIASHQNVIAIGEAISGMTSVTAQDIDGSRRLAEHLHSRGHRHVMYRQCGYGLVSGERRAASFRAAADALGMQVTGTRTSSIMDDLDDEERERIRTAQDSNLTAIVGWRDMSAVKAVVYCREIGLRIPTEMAVAGFDALTPFLCPPEINLTTIEVDWARIAKRAVGYVVNGGDFSGPGEPGDVVVHRDGAVEIAIDCPLVIGNTT, from the coding sequence ATGGCTAAAAAAGGACCGACGATCAAGGATGTCGCCGCCCATGCCGGGGTCAGCGTGATGGCGGTCTCACGCGTCTGTAATCCGAACGGCGCCGGACAGGTCTCGGAGGCGATGCGTCGCAAGGTGATGGAGGCGATCGAGACGCTGGGGTATCGCCCGGACACTCTGGCGCAATCGTTGCGCCGGCGCCGGTCCGACACGGTGGGCTTCTATAGTAATTATCATGGGGCGTTTGTTTCGGATGATGAATTTGGGCGCAGCATCTTCACCGGTCTTCAGGATGCTTCGACGGAGCTTGAGCAGGATCTGCTGATCTTCACGGTCCCTGAGACGCCGCAAGCGCCGAGCAAGATCGTGCATGAACTGAGCACGAGCAAAGTGGACGGCGTGATCTTCCTGCCGCGCGCCGGCGACGAGGAGCTGGCGAAACTGCTGATCGCCTCGCATCAAAATGTGATCGCGATTGGTGAAGCCATTTCCGGAATGACGTCGGTGACCGCGCAGGACATCGACGGCTCGCGTCGTCTTGCCGAGCACCTGCATTCGCGCGGGCACCGGCATGTGATGTATCGCCAATGCGGGTATGGCCTGGTGTCTGGAGAGCGTAGAGCGGCCTCGTTCCGGGCGGCGGCGGACGCGCTTGGCATGCAAGTTACGGGGACGCGGACGTCCAGCATCATGGACGATTTGGATGATGAGGAACGCGAGCGGATCCGAACCGCCCAGGACAGCAATCTGACGGCGATCGTGGGCTGGCGCGACATGTCGGCGGTGAAGGCGGTTGTTTATTGCCGGGAAATCGGCTTGCGAATTCCCACGGAGATGGCGGTCGCTGGGTTCGACGCCCTTACCCCGTTTCTCTGTCCGCCCGAAATTAATCTGACGACCATTGAAGTCGACTGGGCGCGGATCGCGAAGCGCGCGGTCGGCTATGTCGTCAACGGCGGCGATTTTTCCGGGCCTGGCGAGCCCGGGGATGTGGTCGTCCATCGAGACGGCGCAGTGGAAATCGCGATCGATTGTCCGCTCGTGATCGGCAATACGACGTGA
- a CDS encoding LacI family DNA-binding transcriptional regulator, whose product MGKKAPTLKDVAQRAGVSRMAVSAVINNMQSTVRVAPATRERIFEAMAELRYQPNVTARSLRRQQTDTIGFYNGHGYIDMRDPFAPSVFQGLQSAASSFSNHLLLYNGFHLKEQDAVRHKLLSSKADGVVIWPAPGDEALVASLAGTDKPLIQFAEAYPGLPAVVTDDYRGAHALAAHLAERGRTNILFRRGVAPLRSEVDRYQAFADAAGEFGLSLTTTMPADRFDHLTDQEKELIRRGSPAGPFSAVACWHDASAMQVMRHCLREGIQVPDDIALAGIDGFAWREFPPERPLTTVVIDWSLLAHQCVELLIERVHGREIPDRTIVPGRLRIGATT is encoded by the coding sequence ATGGGGAAAAAGGCGCCGACACTCAAGGATGTCGCCCAGAGGGCCGGCGTCAGCCGGATGGCGGTGTCGGCGGTGATCAACAACATGCAGTCCACGGTGCGCGTGGCGCCGGCGACGCGCGAGCGGATCTTCGAGGCGATGGCCGAGCTGCGTTATCAGCCGAATGTGACCGCGCGCTCACTGCGCCGGCAGCAGACCGACACGATCGGTTTCTATAACGGGCACGGCTACATCGATATGCGCGATCCGTTCGCCCCGAGCGTCTTCCAGGGGCTTCAGTCCGCCGCGTCCTCGTTTTCCAATCACTTGCTGCTGTATAATGGTTTTCACTTGAAGGAGCAGGACGCCGTACGCCATAAGCTGCTGAGCAGCAAGGCCGACGGGGTGGTGATCTGGCCCGCGCCGGGCGATGAGGCCCTGGTGGCGTCGCTCGCGGGAACCGATAAGCCGCTGATCCAGTTCGCCGAAGCTTATCCCGGCCTGCCGGCCGTCGTCACCGACGATTACCGAGGCGCGCACGCGCTGGCCGCGCATCTAGCCGAGCGCGGACGCACGAATATCCTGTTCCGTCGCGGCGTCGCGCCATTACGGTCCGAGGTCGATCGGTATCAAGCCTTTGCCGACGCCGCCGGGGAATTCGGTCTTTCCCTCACCACGACCATGCCGGCGGACCGGTTCGACCACCTGACCGACCAGGAAAAAGAGCTGATCCGGCGCGGCTCGCCCGCCGGCCCATTCTCCGCCGTCGCCTGCTGGCACGACGCTTCGGCGATGCAGGTGATGCGGCACTGCTTGCGCGAAGGTATCCAGGTTCCGGACGACATCGCCCTCGCCGGCATCGACGGCTTCGCCTGGCGCGAATTCCCCCCGGAGCGCCCGCTGACGACGGTCGTGATCGACTGGTCGCTCCTCGCCCACCAATGCGTCGAACTGCTGATCGAACGCGTCCACGGCCGCGAAATCCCCGATCGCACCATTGTTCCGGGACGCCTGCGGATTGGGGCGACGACTTAG
- a CDS encoding glycoside hydrolase family 3 C-terminal domain-containing protein produces MTSFAPARSFLRFTLAAAALLAPVTLTHAQAISPYQDRTAPLEARVSDLFGKMTQDEKLSFLTGTGFTTQPILRLGVPAMAMADAGSGVRGGPDDTTGPATAFPCGVCVASSWDRDLIGRVGQAIGMEALNKGPGVEVMLGPAVNIHRSPLGGRNSEYMSEDPYLASQMVVPYILGMQSTGAGACVKHFACNNEEVDRGEVDVRVGDRALREIYLPAFEAAVREGHVWTIMSSYNRINGYHATANWYLLTEILKNEWGFDGLVMSDWGAVHATGEVVNAGNDLEMPGPGLVTHDKLAKALRAGTVRQEAIDDSVKRILRTVIRVGLLDGTRTPDAGVVDSPEHQRLAKEAAEKGMVLLKNEGGILPLDAAKLQSIAVIGPRAKNWQFASGGSPTVTPYFSVSGYQGIVNRAGDRVKINYASASDLGSGSAVVPESALSPDTDSKQHGLRGQYFDNTELKGKPVATRTDPQLQFQWDSSQRPKGIGETKFSVRWTGKLTAPATGSYTFALAADDGCRLVIDGKTIIDHWIDSGGAPVIGKIDLVAGRQYDIRVDYYQGAGGSLLRLNWILPGGAQFPDAIAAAKKSDVAIVFVGSQNEGEGSDRSSMALDGVQAELVHAVAAANKNTIVVLNNGAPVLMADWLPKVPGVVEAWLPGEEGGDALAAILFGDVNPSGKLTDTIAARREDYPDFGNFPGVKNVVHYDEGIYVGYRHFDKKQVAPIYPFGYGLSYTTFKYSNIKIATPELSSSGQVTVTADITNTGQRAGSEIAELYVHDPSPKIDKPVRELKGFAKIALQPGETKTATFTLTPRDLAYCDVAGKQWKADGGNYEVEVGASSRDLPLKTDLRLTSDWTQSVPGMGIPAPPMVKPSLATGKPVLASSIQSGEDTPPEYAVDGDSGTRWSSAPSDPQWIAVDLGAPTTVARVNIVWEAAYASAYDIQVSDDGQDWKTVYSTTKGQGDLETISFAPVKARWVRMLGKKRATQFGYSLYSFDVFGEKG; encoded by the coding sequence ATGACTTCTTTTGCTCCCGCACGCTCCTTCCTACGATTCACGCTGGCCGCCGCCGCTCTCCTGGCTCCGGTCACATTGACCCACGCGCAGGCGATCTCCCCCTACCAAGACCGGACCGCGCCGCTGGAGGCGCGGGTCAGCGATCTGTTCGGCAAGATGACTCAGGATGAGAAGCTCTCCTTTCTCACGGGGACGGGCTTTACCACGCAGCCGATCCTGCGCCTGGGCGTCCCGGCAATGGCGATGGCCGACGCCGGCTCGGGCGTGCGCGGCGGCCCGGACGACACGACGGGGCCGGCGACGGCGTTCCCCTGCGGCGTTTGTGTCGCGTCGTCGTGGGACCGGGATCTGATCGGCCGGGTCGGTCAGGCCATCGGTATGGAGGCGCTGAACAAAGGACCGGGGGTCGAGGTCATGCTGGGGCCGGCGGTCAATATCCACCGGTCGCCGCTGGGCGGCCGCAACTCGGAGTATATGAGCGAGGACCCGTATCTGGCGTCGCAGATGGTCGTTCCCTATATCCTGGGAATGCAGAGCACGGGGGCCGGAGCCTGCGTCAAGCACTTCGCCTGCAACAACGAAGAAGTGGACCGCGGCGAAGTGGATGTCCGTGTGGGCGACCGCGCCCTGCGCGAGATCTACCTGCCCGCATTTGAGGCCGCCGTGCGCGAGGGCCATGTCTGGACGATCATGTCCAGTTATAACCGGATCAACGGCTACCATGCGACGGCCAATTGGTATCTACTGACCGAAATTCTGAAAAACGAATGGGGTTTTGACGGTCTGGTCATGTCCGACTGGGGCGCCGTGCACGCGACCGGGGAAGTCGTCAACGCCGGAAACGATCTGGAGATGCCGGGGCCGGGCCTTGTCACTCACGATAAACTCGCCAAAGCGCTGCGCGCCGGAACGGTGCGCCAGGAAGCGATCGACGACTCCGTGAAGCGCATCCTGCGCACGGTGATCCGCGTCGGCCTGCTCGACGGGACTCGCACGCCCGACGCCGGCGTGGTCGATTCTCCCGAACATCAGCGCCTCGCCAAAGAAGCGGCGGAGAAGGGCATGGTCCTGCTCAAAAACGAGGGGGGCATCCTGCCTCTGGACGCCGCCAAGCTGCAATCCATCGCCGTGATCGGCCCGCGCGCCAAGAACTGGCAGTTTGCGTCAGGCGGCAGCCCCACAGTCACGCCTTACTTCAGCGTCTCGGGATATCAGGGCATCGTAAACCGCGCCGGCGACCGGGTCAAAATCAACTACGCCTCGGCCTCCGATCTCGGCTCAGGCAGCGCCGTGGTTCCCGAAAGCGCGCTGAGCCCCGATACGGATTCAAAGCAGCACGGCCTGCGCGGCCAGTATTTCGACAATACCGAGCTGAAAGGCAAGCCGGTGGCGACGCGTACCGATCCACAGCTCCAATTCCAATGGGATTCCTCTCAGCGCCCCAAAGGGATCGGAGAGACGAAGTTCAGCGTGCGATGGACCGGGAAGCTGACGGCGCCGGCGACAGGATCTTACACCTTCGCCCTGGCGGCTGACGACGGCTGTCGATTGGTCATCGACGGCAAGACCATTATCGATCACTGGATCGACAGCGGCGGCGCCCCGGTCATCGGCAAGATCGATCTTGTCGCGGGCCGTCAGTACGATATCCGCGTGGACTACTATCAGGGCGCCGGCGGGTCGCTGCTGCGTCTGAACTGGATCCTCCCCGGCGGCGCGCAGTTCCCGGACGCCATCGCGGCCGCGAAGAAATCCGATGTCGCCATTGTCTTTGTCGGATCGCAGAATGAGGGCGAAGGCTCGGATCGGTCGTCGATGGCGCTCGATGGCGTTCAGGCCGAACTGGTCCACGCCGTGGCCGCCGCGAACAAAAATACGATCGTCGTGCTCAACAACGGCGCTCCGGTGCTGATGGCGGACTGGCTGCCCAAAGTCCCGGGAGTTGTCGAAGCCTGGCTGCCCGGCGAAGAAGGCGGCGACGCGCTGGCGGCGATCCTGTTTGGCGACGTCAACCCCTCCGGCAAGCTGACCGACACCATCGCCGCGCGCCGTGAAGATTACCCGGACTTCGGCAACTTCCCCGGCGTCAAGAACGTGGTGCATTACGACGAGGGGATTTACGTCGGCTACCGGCATTTCGACAAAAAACAGGTCGCGCCGATCTATCCCTTCGGCTACGGTCTCTCCTACACGACGTTCAAATACTCGAATATCAAGATCGCCACGCCCGAACTCTCGTCCAGCGGTCAGGTGACCGTCACCGCCGATATTACGAACACGGGACAGCGCGCCGGATCCGAGATCGCCGAGCTTTACGTCCACGATCCCAGCCCCAAGATCGACAAGCCCGTCCGCGAGCTCAAGGGCTTCGCTAAGATCGCCCTCCAGCCCGGAGAAACCAAAACCGCCACGTTCACCCTCACGCCGCGGGATCTGGCGTACTGCGATGTCGCCGGCAAGCAGTGGAAGGCCGATGGCGGCAATTACGAGGTCGAAGTCGGCGCCTCCTCCCGCGACCTGCCGCTCAAAACCGACCTGCGCCTCACTTCGGACTGGACGCAGTCCGTCCCTGGCATGGGAATCCCCGCCCCGCCGATGGTCAAGCCATCGCTCGCGACCGGCAAACCCGTCCTGGCCTCCTCCATACAGTCGGGCGAAGACACCCCGCCCGAATACGCGGTGGACGGAGATTCCGGCACCCGCTGGTCCTCCGCCCCGTCCGATCCGCAATGGATCGCCGTGGACCTGGGCGCGCCGACCACCGTCGCGCGCGTCAACATCGTTTGGGAAGCCGCCTACGCGTCAGCCTACGACATCCAGGTCAGCGACGACGGCCAGGACTGGAAAACCGTCTACTCCACCACGAAAGGCCAGGGGGACTTAGAAACCATCTCATTTGCTCCGGTCAAGGCGCGATGGGTCCGCATGCTGGGCAAGAAGCGCGCGACCCAGTTCGGCTACTCGCTCTACAGCTTCGATGTGTTTGGGGAGAAGGGGTAG
- a CDS encoding LacI family DNA-binding transcriptional regulator: MKSVREENNRVTLKDVAKRVGVSYNAVSKVLNQTRSNTAVSESTRARILEVAAEMGYQPNILARSLLNRRTNITALYFDLLLHTDEPFTSSVIAGAERGCQAYGQSLLLYSRRPNQTAQEVHQQLVNGLVDGIVLAAYSDPVLLQLLENAHVPVAVYPYPTLSFPSVAADEMAGARAVMQHLKERGHTDIVYRAFPWIEESRSACFRAASEALGLRMTKVLAADASGNISREERELYHRPRADRPTAVVCWNDEFAYRLLDYLDDERIRVPDDLAVVGFDGSYTFPKPKRKLSTVFVPWNDMAYHAVSMVTEHEGRQSMEEHLTFPVELIVGHTT; the protein is encoded by the coding sequence TTGAAATCGGTTCGCGAGGAGAACAATCGGGTCACGCTTAAGGATGTCGCCAAACGCGTCGGCGTGAGCTATAACGCCGTGTCGAAAGTCCTCAACCAGACGCGATCGAATACGGCCGTCTCGGAATCCACGCGCGCCCGCATTCTTGAAGTCGCGGCGGAGATGGGGTATCAGCCCAACATCCTGGCCCGCTCGCTGCTCAATCGCAGGACCAACATCACCGCCCTTTATTTCGATCTTCTGCTGCATACCGACGAGCCGTTCACGTCCTCGGTCATCGCCGGCGCGGAGCGCGGCTGCCAGGCGTACGGCCAGTCGCTGCTGCTTTACAGCCGGCGTCCCAACCAGACGGCTCAGGAAGTCCACCAGCAGCTCGTCAACGGTCTGGTCGACGGCATCGTCCTGGCGGCGTACAGCGACCCGGTGCTGCTCCAGCTCCTCGAAAACGCCCATGTCCCCGTGGCGGTGTACCCATATCCCACGCTGAGCTTCCCTTCGGTGGCGGCGGACGAAATGGCGGGCGCGCGCGCCGTGATGCAGCATTTGAAGGAGCGCGGCCATACCGACATCGTCTATCGCGCCTTTCCCTGGATCGAGGAGAGCCGCAGCGCCTGTTTTCGCGCCGCGTCGGAGGCTCTGGGCTTGCGCATGACAAAAGTCCTCGCCGCGGACGCTTCGGGCAACATCAGCCGCGAGGAGCGCGAGCTGTATCACCGGCCGCGCGCCGATCGTCCCACCGCCGTCGTGTGCTGGAACGACGAGTTCGCCTATCGTCTTCTCGACTACCTCGACGACGAGCGTATCCGTGTCCCCGACGACCTCGCCGTCGTCGGCTTTGACGGCTCCTACACCTTCCCGAAGCCCAAGCGGAAACTGAGCACGGTCTTCGTCCCCTGGAACGACATGGCCTACCACGCCGTTTCCATGGTCACCGAACACGAAGGCCGGCAGTCCATGGAAGAGCACCTGACGTTTCCCGTCGAATTGATCGTTGGGCATACGACATAA
- a CDS encoding DUF1559 domain-containing protein: MLKINQSRGFTLIELLVVIAIIAILAAILFPVFAKAREKARQISCLSNEKQLGLAMLQYVQDYDEIYPLIQRESDAGDWAKVSGSSSNDPVTWQWVVNPYVKNGSQVASANTGHFELTGGVWNCPDFPVQNASRQYGMNEAIGGDMSHFAWGNNIGVQYPSASLAQIVNPADKVLIVEKGYMGANGSASDFSDVRFSSVAWAWWDNNFDLSAPTRGDTDQGKWAIYPLASQMPRFRHTGTCNMVFCDGHVKSMKLGTFAGVSGWCKYIFGPAQENSPYGVSSWYPEAKNGIPNSGPSACDKWQ, from the coding sequence ATGCTGAAGATCAATCAGTCTCGTGGATTTACGCTCATTGAGCTCCTCGTAGTTATCGCTATCATTGCGATACTAGCCGCTATTCTGTTCCCGGTTTTCGCCAAAGCTCGGGAAAAGGCGCGTCAGATTTCCTGTCTTTCCAATGAAAAACAACTTGGACTAGCGATGCTGCAATACGTCCAGGACTACGATGAGATTTACCCGCTCATTCAGCGTGAATCCGATGCGGGAGACTGGGCTAAAGTTTCAGGATCGAGTTCAAACGACCCTGTTACCTGGCAGTGGGTTGTGAATCCTTATGTAAAGAACGGCAGTCAGGTAGCCAGCGCAAATACAGGACACTTCGAGTTGACCGGCGGCGTTTGGAACTGTCCTGACTTTCCGGTCCAGAATGCATCCCGTCAATATGGCATGAATGAAGCGATTGGCGGTGATATGAGCCATTTCGCTTGGGGAAATAATATCGGTGTTCAGTATCCTTCCGCGTCGCTCGCGCAGATTGTCAATCCCGCTGACAAAGTGCTTATTGTTGAAAAGGGTTATATGGGAGCCAACGGCTCTGCGAGCGACTTTTCAGACGTACGTTTTTCTTCAGTTGCATGGGCTTGGTGGGACAATAATTTCGATCTCAGCGCTCCGACGCGCGGAGACACCGACCAAGGCAAATGGGCCATCTATCCTCTCGCGTCCCAGATGCCGCGTTTCCGACACACCGGCACATGCAACATGGTCTTCTGTGACGGACATGTGAAATCCATGAAGCTCGGAACTTTTGCCGGCGTTTCTGGATGGTGCAAATACATTTTTGGCCCCGCCCAGGAAAATTCACCTTACGGAGTGTCCTCGTGGTATCCGGAAGCAAAGAACGGAATTCCTAACTCAGGGCCGAGCGCTTGTGACAAATGGCAATAG